A window of Excalfactoria chinensis isolate bCotChi1 chromosome Z, bCotChi1.hap2, whole genome shotgun sequence contains these coding sequences:
- the LOC140263896 gene encoding uncharacterized protein produces the protein MALQWALLLVLTTLLAALDPEQHDRNKRGYSWYTGQCNKPEWDHRLQFTPDRSSYGVNEVLQLTCPGPLKSPFTSVRCSVEFQGTSSVAQYSWWGRKSSGTWIPIEELVWCEETCQKPQWDPEFQLVPDLEEYRKYVDVTLICPLGLQPPYTFVRCAGIHTDYSSAGSAYRDVWEGRKGSDAWMSIEETMQCLGECKKPAWDHRLQFTPDRSSYGVNELLQLTCPGHLKSPFTTVKCTEEFQGTSSVAQYFWWGIKNSGTWIRINGTVQCKEKCQKPQWDPRISFVPDQKFYNLDNTVSVTCPDGYWPSAMEIICAKPSPHQGLPVPQSSWLMKNSTGLWQLAPGYVRCVELQPYENSDIYSMIKGKSLSEEEADIILAHYQPVGFLCLSHSVCQPLFEELLLLLQPLSLLPFNLDLLFEHHLMQMGKEQQQQKELLRVKQDLLLSAHSTLQLMRTRGSSEDPDGCSTAPEAGKVGGRDGGVSPGRSPEQAASERVKGVGASCGDGDREEERRKVRESMWEGKKDKQAGWWYQLMQSSQIYIEGSTEGSKFIRYEKKKALNGMPSSAESHETPPPREGVVEGAEACHIAEGSLEEKPKAASRPSPEAVEDPLEKHQHVSGSEEVKERGWPFWMGSPPDSVVTELKRSKEKEMGTQLKAGAAAAAPQEESNASASEGSQPIKWGHLFGSRKVQKEPRQPNRLPSGWLSLDKSVFQLVAQVGASMWREAAPEPEPPQPEPPEVSPAPQPARGLCANPPCEVKALCHHIATEEGQLSFKKGDILQVVSKVDGDWLQCSLGSEKGLVPIMYVTHPEDEDY, from the exons aTGGCCCTGCAGTGGGCCCTTCTCCTGGTCCTCACaactctgctggcagcactggaTCCGGAACAGCATGACCGCAACAAGAGAGGATATTCCTGGTACACAG GGCAGTGCAACAAGCCAGAGTGGGACCACAGACTCCAGTTTACACCAGACAGAAGCAGTTATGGAGTGAATGAGGTACTGCAGCTGACCTGCCCTGGACCTCTCAAGTCCCCCTTCACCAGTGTCAGATGTTCAGTGGAATTTCAAGGAACAAGTTCTGTAGCACAATATTCATGGTGGGGGAGGAAGAGCTCTGGTACCTGGATCCCCATTGAAGAGCTCGTTTGGTGTGAAG AAACGTGCCAAAAGCCCCAGTGGGATCCAGAATTCCAGCTGGTACCAGACCTGGAGGAGTATAGGAAGTATGTAGACGTGACCCTGATCTGCCCCTTGGGCTTACAGCCACCCTACACCTTCGTCAGATGTGCAGGGATACATACGGATTACAGTTCTGCTGGATCTGCATACAGAGACgtgtgggaggggaggaaaggctCTGATGCTTGGATGTCCATTGAAGAGACTATGCAGTGCCTTG GAGAGTGCAAAAAGCCAGCGTGGGACCACAGACTTCAGTTTACACCAGACAGAAGCAGTTATGGAGTGAATGAGTTACTGCAGCTGACCTGCCCTGGACATCTCAAGTCCCCCTTCACCACCGTCAAATGTACAGAGGAATTTCAAGGAACAAGTTCTGTAGCACAATATTTCTGGTGGGGGATTAAGAACTCTGGGACCTGGATCCGCATTAATGGGACCGTACAGTGTAAAG AGAAATGTCAGAAGCCACAATGGGATCCCAGGATTAGTTTTGTCCCAGACCAGAAGTTCTACAACCTCGATAACACAGTGTCAGTGACATGCCCTGATGGGTACTGGCCTTCTGCCATGGAGATCATTTGTGCGAAACCAAGCCCACACCAAGGCCTCCCAGTTCCTCAGAGCAGCTGGTTGATGAAGAACAGCACAGGATTATGGCAGTTGGCACCGGGATACGTGAGATGTGTGG agctgcagccgtATGAAAACTCAGACATTTACAGTATGATCAAGGGGAAATCTCTGTCAGAAGAAGAGGCAG ATATCATCCTGGCACACTACCAACCAGTGGGCTTCTTATGCCTGTCTCATAGCGTGTGCCAGCCTCTCTTTGAGgagcttctgctcctgctgcagcctctctcACTGCTGCCCTTCAACCTGGACCTCCTTTTTGAGCACCACCTGATGCAGATgggcaaagagcagcagcagcaaaaggagCTGCTGCGTGTGAAGCAGgacctgctgctttctgcacacTCCACCCTGCAGCTGATGAGGACACGGGGCAGCAGCGAGGATCCCGacggctgcagcactgcccccGAAGCGGGCAAAGTGGGGGGCAGAGATGGTGGCGTATCTCCAGGCCGCAGCCCTGAGCAAGCTGCAAGTGAGAGGGTCAAGGGAGTGGGGGCCTCCTGCGGAGATGGAGACAGAGAGGAAGAACGGAGGAAGGTGCGAGAGAGCATgtgggaggggaagaaggaCAAGCAGGCAGGCTGGTGGTACCAGCTCATGCAGAGCTCACAGATTTATATTGAAGGCTCAACTGAAGGCTCAAAGTTTATTCGTTATGAAAAGAAGAAGGCTTTGAATGGCATGCCCAGTTCGGCTGAGTCCCACGAGACACCACCCCCACGTGAAGGGGTAGTGGAGGGAGCAGAAGCATGCCACATTGCTGAGGGCAGCTTGGAGgagaagcccaaggctgccaGCAGGCCAAGTCCTGAAGCTGTGGAAGACCCCCTGGAGAAGCACCAGCATGTGTCAGGCAGTGAAGAGGTCAAGGAACGGGGCTGGCCCTTCTGGATGGGCAGCCCCCCAGACTCGGTGGTTACAGAGCTGAAGCGCAGCAAGGAGAAAGAGATGGGGACTCAGCTAAAAgcgggagcagcagcagcagccccccaAGAAGAGAGCAATGCCAGTGCGTCAGAGGGCAGCCAGCCCATCAAGTGGGGACACTTGTTTGGGTCCAGGAAGGTGCAGAAAGAGCCCAGGCAACCTAACAG GTTGCCCTCCGGCTGGCTGAGCCTGGACAAGTCTGTGTTCCAGCTGGTGGCCCAGGTTGGAGCAAGCATGTGGCGAGAAGCAGCCCCTGAGCCAGAACCTCCTCAACCAGAGCCTCCTGAAGTGTCACCTGCACCTCAGCCAGCCCGGGGACTGTGTGCCAACCCTCCCTG TGAGGTGAaagctctttgccatcacaTTGCCACCGAGGAAGGACAGCTGAGCTTCAAAAAAGGGGATATCCTGCAGGTCGTCTCCAAGGTGGATGGTGACTGGCTGCAGTGCAGTCTCGGCTCCGAGAAGGGACTCGTGCCCATCATGTACGTGACCCACCCGGAGGACGAGGACTATTGA